A region from the Bactrocera dorsalis isolate Fly_Bdor chromosome 1, ASM2337382v1, whole genome shotgun sequence genome encodes:
- the LOC105232370 gene encoding uncharacterized protein LOC105232370 isoform X10: MKGEQKQISDDELNTTAKPPNTNAEFQKAYRERQKIKEIENKRERTAKPPNTNAEFQKAYRERQKIKKIENKRERIAKPPNTNAEFQKAYRERQKIKEIENKRERIAKPPNTNAEFQKAYRERQKIKEIENKRERTAKPPNTNAEFQKAYRERQKIKEIENKRERTAKPPNTNAEFQKAYRERQKIKEIENKRERTAKPPNTNAEFQKAYRERQKIKEIENKRERIAKPPNTNAEFQKAYRERQKIKEIENKRERYNTKLSMCMYQRPARLRTAKPPNTNAEFQKAYRERQKIKEIENKRERTAKPPNTNAEFQKKAYRGRQKIKNKKIENKRERMHDTVNLPPQIQPSSQRSVINLSFQAPYEQHTECSKPNAILQRLINIPGDGNCLFYSLIEVLRLRITPSELRKQLLESRYFHICQNPNNARCILVSESKYGDLDCISIFSREYNQNICVHFQFFDTNTSQEKLWFCYFIVNDTQNFIHLHLRNQHFTPYIDVQEMIINNRISPLNLENNTAAEENSEASGIEFDDENDMIEMEFLENHVTIPVYTNYYQHSSSHLDFFTSFKNNTFEHSCAVCDRLWWMEDLSETSSIHKNILQKILPNYVCGRNVDICSTCKAALNKEKVPSMATYNGFSYPKIPSHLPKLNLVEQRLISPRIPFMQIRRLRHVHGQYGIYGQIINVPIEVNTMVSHLPRNINDDHCVYVHLKKKLIYKSSYVHGLINLNSIKKWLTYLVKTPLYIYHNITIDNTFLNNNNNNEAAPELVLDDVSEHVPIEDNLTAQQQTLMWNEDLHLHMAPGEKSIPVSVLIDEHAEELSFPTIYGGQFRNYREDIHVTEFMQATSEIRRTDRRATDPQHLLYLAAKIMRLRVSQSVRIAFKHVGYDNKITKENVQSEEYINNCIESNLAFLRCIPNSAWFWSDRKKDLFAMIRQLGAPTVFMTVSANEMGWTDLLKLLYKLKNNGADISNELLGEMSYIDKATLVNEDAVTCAVYFNKLVDCLLKIFQSKKRSPFGKHRVNNYFKRIEFQHRGSPHAHILLWLDNIPGDLLDNNKEFIQIIDELISVSELEASGNIKLQTHKHTYTCYKKMDPNRKENCRFGAPFMPSRNTITLLPMKDTDQNFSEEKFKEYKNHYKLLRSNLESFEYTDFDHFYIDNHIESDEHYYNIIRAGINRPRLFYRRTPSEKWYNSFNPFVLHHLKSNMDFQMILDEYSCAAYVVEYVNKHNRGISDLQRQILQVMDENPEFDLVDITKKLSVDVLHAVEMSAQEAAWYLLRQPMAKSSVVTVYIPTIYPTERHRIRKTMKELEALQDDCTNIWKENWFDKYEKRPDDLDNVTLAQFVANYYINNKGEYVKRKIPKVIRYRNYDMTNNFNDYRREMVLLHIPFKSENNDVLADNKYIQIFEDNKDLILKRRKEFESNLDMEKTLEICRQLCREKEDEDADGEDEQEHANIVFENDPYALIAQYPDSTINADLQNAALSKLGAVAKQRENLMDTQHFCELMRSANTKQKDLLMNIIHHLLTPNQVPFQIFFTGPAGSGKTFVIKLIMEIYNRFTDNDGYCNAYITCASTGKAAVAINGTTVHTALKIPISKMLPLSFETLHLYRSLFRYVKVLIIDEVSMISAELLGKIDMRLKQITGRGKADFGGIDVILIGDLRQAPPVRATAIYKPVKTNIFGPYLWRTLKYYQLTEVVRQTNVQFSNILTKIGNGDPLDEDEFQIIESRFFTKEDAERLCPHGVRLFHENVRVDAYNNYVLQKFEEKVISTADDVIIGSKSREQETNCRQKLHKKNLNEVGGLPYQITFVKSMYYLITKNFRDCR; this comes from the exons ATGAAAggtgaacaaaaacaaataagtgaTGATGAATTAAAtac AACCGCAAAACCACCAAATACGAATGCAGAGTTTCAAAAGGCATATAGGGAACgccaaaaaattaaggaaattgaaaataaacgagAAAG AACGGCAAAACCACCAAATACGAATGCAGAATTTCAAAAGGCATATAGGGAAcgccaaaaaattaagaaaattgaaaataaacgagAAAG AATCGCAAAACCACCAAATACGAATGCAGAATTTCAAAAGGCATATAGGGAACgccaaaaaattaaggaaattgaaaataaacgagAAAG AATCGCAAAACCACCAAATACGAATGCAGAATTTCAAAAGGCATATAGGGAACgccaaaaaattaaggaaattgaaaataaacgagAAAG AACCGCAAAACCACCAAATACGAATGCAGAATTTCAAAAGGCATATAGGGAACgccaaaaaattaaggaaattgaaaataaacgagAAAG AACCGCAAAACCACCAAATACGAATGCAGAATTTCAAAAGGCATATAGGGAACgccaaaaaattaaggaaattgaaaataaacgagAAAG AACCGCAAAACCACCAAATACGAATGCAGAATTTCAAAAGGCATATAGGGAACgccaaaaaattaaggaaattgaaaataaacgagAAAG AATCGCAAAACCACCAAATACGAATGCAGAATTTCAAAAGGCATATAGGGAACgccaaaaaattaaggaaattgaaaataaacgagAAAGGTACAATACAAAATTATCGATGTGTATGtaccagaggcctgcacgattaag AACCGCAAAACCACCAAATACGAATGCAGAATTTCAAAAGGCATATAGGGAACgccaaaaaattaaggaaattgaaaataaacgagAAAG AACCGCAAAACCACCAAATACGAATGCAGAATTTCAAAAGAAGGCATATAGGGGAcgccaaaaaattaagaataagaaaattgaaaataaacggGAAAG gatgcATGATACTGTTAATTTACCACCACAAATACAGCCATCTTCTCAAAGATCAGTCATAAATCTTTCATTCCAAGCTCCATACGAGCAACATACCGAATGTTCAAAGCCGAACGCCATTTTACAGCGTTTAATAAACATTCCTGGAGACggcaattgtttattttattctctCATTGAAGTTCTAAGGCTCAGAATAACACCATCGGAACTCAGAAAACAATTACTGGAATCTCGATATTTTCATATCTGCCAAAACCCAAATAATGCAAGATGTATACTTGTTAGTGAGTCCAAATATGGAGATTTAGATTGTATATCGATATTTTCAAGAGAATACAATCAGAATATTTGTGTGCATTTTCAATTCTTCGATACTAACACAAGTCAAGAAAAACTGTGGTTCTGTTATTTTATTGTGAATGATACACAAAACTTCATTCACCTCCATCTTCGCAATCAGCATTTTACTCCGTATATTGACGTACAggaaatgataataaacaacaGAATTA GTCCTTTAAACTTGGAAAATAATACAGCAGCCGAAGAAAATTCCGAAGCAAGTGGAATTGAATTTGATGACGAAAACGATATGATTGAGAtggaatttttagaaaatcatgTCACAATTCCAGTTTACACAAATTATTACCAACACAGCAGTAGTCATCTAGATTTTTTCACtagctttaaaaataatacttttgaaCATTCTTGTGCTGTCTGTGATAGGCTTTGGTGGATGGAAGATTTAAGTGAGACATCTAGTATACACaagaatattttacaaaaaatattgccg aaTTATGTGTGTGGTAGAAATGTTGACATTTGTTCAACGTGTAAAGCGGctttaaacaaagaaaaagtaCCTTCAATGGCGACATACAACGGGTTTTCATACCCAAAAATTCCATCCCATCTGCCAAAATTAAATCTAGTGGAACAACGCCTAATTTCACCGAGGATTCCCTTTATGCAAATACGAAGGCTTAGACATGTTCACGGTCAATACGGTATTTATGGTCAAATTATAAATGTTCCCATTGAAGTTAATACAATGGTAAGCCATTTGCCTAGAAATATTAACGATGACCATTGCGTTTATGTACacttaaagaagaaattaatatataaaagcaGTTATGTTCATGGCCTCATAAATCtaaatagtattaaaaaatgGTTGACTTATTTGGTAAAAACTCCGCTTTATATCTACCATAACATCACAATCGacaatacatttttaaacaataataataataacgaagCAGCTCCGGAATTAGTACTTGATGATGTCAGTGAGCATGTGCCGATTGAAGATAATCTCACAGCTCAACAACAAACTCTTATGTGGAATGAAGATTTACATTTGCATATGGCACCTGGAGAGAAGAGTATTCCTGTTAGCGTACTAATCGACGAACATGCCGAAGAGCTTTCATTTCCAACTATATACGGTGGTCAGTTTagaaactatagagaagatatACATGTAACTGAATTTATGCAAGCTACTAGTGAAATCCGGCGTACAGATCGACGTGCTACTGATCCACAGCATCTTTTATATTTAGCTGCGAAAATTATGAGACTACGAGTCAGTCAAAGCGTGAGAATTGCATTTAAACATGTTGGCTATgacaataaaataacaaaagagaATGTACAGTCTGAAGAATATATTAATAACTGTATTGAAAGTAACCTCGCTTTTCTTCGTTGTATTCCGAATTCAGCTTGGTTCTGGTCCGATCGAAAAAAAGATCTTTTCGCTATGATTCGACAATTAGGAGCACCAACTGTTTTTATGACTGTCAGTGCTAATGAAATGGGTTGGACCGATTTGCTTAAATTACTGtataaattaaagaataatGGAGCAGATATTTCCAATGAACTATTAGGGGAAATGAGTTATATTGATAAAGCAACTCTAGTTAATGAAGATGCTGTTACTTGTGCCgtatactttaacaaattaGTAGATTGCTTATTGAAGATTTTTCAATCTAAAAAAAGAAGTCCATTTGGTAAACATAGGGtaaataattactttaaaagAATCGAATTTCAACATCGCGGAAGTCCCCACGCTCACATTCTGTTATGGTTGGATAATATTCCGGGAGATTTATTAGATAACAACAAAGAATTCATTCAAATAATTGATGAATTAATTTCCGTATCAGAGCTAGAGGCGTCTGGAAATATAAAACTCCAAACCCATAAACACACTTATACgtgttataaaaaaatggacCCTAATAGAAAAGAAAACTGTCGATTTGGTGCACCTTTTATGCCATCTCGAAATACAATAACATTGTTACCTATGAAAGATACTGACCAAAatttttctgaagaaaaatttaaagaatataaaaatcacTATAAACTACTTCGTTCAAATTTAGAAAGTTTTGAATACACAGATTTTGATCATTTTTATATTGACAATCATATTGAATCCGATGAACATTATTACAACATCATTCGTGCCGGTATCAATCGACCAAGGTTATTCTATCGTCGAACACCATCAGAAAAGTGGTATAATTCTTTTAATCCATTTGTACTTCACCATTTAAAGTCTAATATGGATTTCCAAATGATACTAGATGAATATTCGTGTGCTGCTTACGTTGTTGAGTATGTTAACAAACACAACAGAGGTATCAGCGATCTACAACGACAAATACTTCAGGTTATGGACGAAAATCCAGAATTTGATCTTGTGGATATCACAAAGAAATTGAGTGTTGACGTTCTTCATGCTGTTGAAATGTCAGCACAAGAAGCTGCTTGGTATTTGCTACGACAACCTATGGCAAAATCATCGGTAGTGACTGTTTATATACCGACAATATATCCCACTGAACGTCACAGAATAAGGAAAACTATGAAAGAATTAGAGGCATTGCAGGATGATTGCACAAATATATGGAAAGAAAACTGGTTTGATAAGTATGAAAAAAGACCCGATGATTTGGACAACGTTACATTGGCACAGTTCGTAGCTAATTATTACATCAATAATAAAGGAGAATATGTAAAAAGGAAAATTCCAAAAGTGATCCGTTACCGTAATTATGATATGACTAATAACTTCAACGACTACAGAAGAGAAATGGTATTGCTGCATATTCcttttaaaagtgaaaataacgACGTTCTTgctgataataaatatatacaaatatttgaagatAACAAAGATTTAATCTTAAAACGCAGAAAAGAGTTTGAGTCCAACTTAGATATGGAAAAAACCCTTGAAATTTGTAGACAGTTGTGTAGAGAAAAAGAAGACGAAGATGCTGATGGTGAAGATGAACAAGAACATGCCAATATTGTCTTCGAAAATGATCCTTATGCATTGATAGCGCAATATCCGGATTCTACAATCAATGCTGATTTGCAAAATGCAGCACTTAGCAAACTTGGTGCTGTTGCAAAACAAAGAGAAAACTTGATGGACACTCAACACTTCTGCGAATTGATGAGATCggcaaatacaaaacaaaaagatcTATTAATGAACATTATTCATCATTTGCTAACTCCAAATCAAGTGCcgtttcaaattttcttcactGGTCCAGCTGGTAGTGGTAAGACTTTTGTCATTAAACTTATAATGGAAATTTACAACAGATTTACTGACAATGATGGTTACTGCAATGCTTACATAACTTGCGCTTCAACTGGCAAAGCTGCTGTGGCAATTAATGGTACAACAGTTCATACAGCTCTTAAAATTCCAATTTCCAAAATGTTACCTTTATCATTTGAAACATTACATTTGTACAGATCACTTTTTAGATATGTTAAAGTATTAATCATCGATGAAGTAAGCATGATTAGTGCAGAGCTATTAGGCAAAATTGACATGCGTTTAAAACAGATTACCGGAAGAGGTAAAGCTGACTTTGGTGGCATAGATGTGATTTTAATTGGAGATTTACGGCAAGCACCACCAGTAAGGGCAACAGCCATATATAAGCcagttaaaacaaatatttttggaccTTATTTGTGGAGaacattaaaatattatcaaCTGACTGAAGTAGTGAGACAGACTAATGTTCAATTTTCGAATATTCTAACTAAGATAGGCAACGGAGATCCATTGGATGAGGATGAATTTCAAATTATTGAATCCAGATTTTTTACCAAAGAAGATGCCGAAAGATTGTGTCCTCATGGAGTTCGTTTGTTTCATGAAAACGTTCGTGTTGACGCTTACAACAATtatgttttgcaaaaatttgaagaaaaagtaatTTCGACAGCTGACGATGTGATCATTGGTTCAAAAAGTCGTGAACAAGAGACAAATTGTCGTCAGAAACTGCATAAAAAGAATCTCAATGAAGTTGGTGGGTTACCGTATCAAATTACTTTTGTTAAATCTATGTATTACCTTATTACCAAGAATTTCAGAGATTGTCGCTAA
- the LOC105232370 gene encoding uncharacterized protein LOC105232370 isoform X16, protein MKGEQKQISDDELNTTARPPKKTNAEFQKAHRKRQKIKKIENKRERTAKPPNTNAEFQKAYRERQKIKEIENKRERTAKPPNTNAEFQKAYRERQKIKKIENKRERTAKPPNTNAEFQKAYRERQKIKEIENKRERTAKPPNTNAEFQKAYRERQKIKEIENKRERTAKPPNTNAEFQKAYRERQKIKEIENKRERIAKPPNTNAEFQKAYRERQKIKEIENKRERYNTKLSMCMYQRPARLRTAKPPNTNAEFQKAYRERQKIKEIENKRERTAKPPNTNAEFQKKAYRGRQKIKNKKIENKRERMHDTVNLPPQIQPSSQRSVINLSFQAPYEQHTECSKPNAILQRLINIPGDGNCLFYSLIEVLRLRITPSELRKQLLESRYFHICQNPNNARCILVSESKYGDLDCISIFSREYNQNICVHFQFFDTNTSQEKLWFCYFIVNDTQNFIHLHLRNQHFTPYIDVQEMIINNRISPLNLENNTAAEENSEASGIEFDDENDMIEMEFLENHVTIPVYTNYYQHSSSHLDFFTSFKNNTFEHSCAVCDRLWWMEDLSETSSIHKNILQKILPNYVCGRNVDICSTCKAALNKEKVPSMATYNGFSYPKIPSHLPKLNLVEQRLISPRIPFMQIRRLRHVHGQYGIYGQIINVPIEVNTMVSHLPRNINDDHCVYVHLKKKLIYKSSYVHGLINLNSIKKWLTYLVKTPLYIYHNITIDNTFLNNNNNNEAAPELVLDDVSEHVPIEDNLTAQQQTLMWNEDLHLHMAPGEKSIPVSVLIDEHAEELSFPTIYGGQFRNYREDIHVTEFMQATSEIRRTDRRATDPQHLLYLAAKIMRLRVSQSVRIAFKHVGYDNKITKENVQSEEYINNCIESNLAFLRCIPNSAWFWSDRKKDLFAMIRQLGAPTVFMTVSANEMGWTDLLKLLYKLKNNGADISNELLGEMSYIDKATLVNEDAVTCAVYFNKLVDCLLKIFQSKKRSPFGKHRVNNYFKRIEFQHRGSPHAHILLWLDNIPGDLLDNNKEFIQIIDELISVSELEASGNIKLQTHKHTYTCYKKMDPNRKENCRFGAPFMPSRNTITLLPMKDTDQNFSEEKFKEYKNHYKLLRSNLESFEYTDFDHFYIDNHIESDEHYYNIIRAGINRPRLFYRRTPSEKWYNSFNPFVLHHLKSNMDFQMILDEYSCAAYVVEYVNKHNRGISDLQRQILQVMDENPEFDLVDITKKLSVDVLHAVEMSAQEAAWYLLRQPMAKSSVVTVYIPTIYPTERHRIRKTMKELEALQDDCTNIWKENWFDKYEKRPDDLDNVTLAQFVANYYINNKGEYVKRKIPKVIRYRNYDMTNNFNDYRREMVLLHIPFKSENNDVLADNKYIQIFEDNKDLILKRRKEFESNLDMEKTLEICRQLCREKEDEDADGEDEQEHANIVFENDPYALIAQYPDSTINADLQNAALSKLGAVAKQRENLMDTQHFCELMRSANTKQKDLLMNIIHHLLTPNQVPFQIFFTGPAGSGKTFVIKLIMEIYNRFTDNDGYCNAYITCASTGKAAVAINGTTVHTALKIPISKMLPLSFETLHLYRSLFRYVKVLIIDEVSMISAELLGKIDMRLKQITGRGKADFGGIDVILIGDLRQAPPVRATAIYKPVKTNIFGPYLWRTLKYYQLTEVVRQTNVQFSNILTKIGNGDPLDEDEFQIIESRFFTKEDAERLCPHGVRLFHENVRVDAYNNYVLQKFEEKVISTADDVIIGSKSREQETNCRQKLHKKNLNEVGGLPYQITFVKSMYYLITKNFRDCR, encoded by the exons ATGAAAggtgaacaaaaacaaataagtgaTGATGAATTAAAtac AACCGCAAGACCACCAAAAAAAACGAATGCAGAATTTCAAAAGGCACATAGGAAAcgccaaaaaattaagaaaattgaaaataaacgagAAAG AACCGCAAAACCACCAAATACGAATGCAGAGTTTCAAAAGGCATATAGGGAACgccaaaaaattaaggaaattgaaaataaacgagAAAG AACGGCAAAACCACCAAATACGAATGCAGAATTTCAAAAGGCATATAGGGAAcgccaaaaaattaagaaaattgaaaataaacgagAAAG AACCGCAAAACCACCAAATACGAATGCAGAATTTCAAAAGGCATATAGGGAACgccaaaaaattaaggaaattgaaaataaacgagAAAG AACCGCAAAACCACCAAATACGAATGCAGAATTTCAAAAGGCATATAGGGAACgccaaaaaattaaggaaattgaaaataaacgagAAAG AACCGCAAAACCACCAAATACGAATGCAGAATTTCAAAAGGCATATAGGGAACgccaaaaaattaaggaaattgaaaataaacgagAAAG AATCGCAAAACCACCAAATACGAATGCAGAATTTCAAAAGGCATATAGGGAACgccaaaaaattaaggaaattgaaaataaacgagAAAGGTACAATACAAAATTATCGATGTGTATGtaccagaggcctgcacgattaag AACCGCAAAACCACCAAATACGAATGCAGAATTTCAAAAGGCATATAGGGAACgccaaaaaattaaggaaattgaaaataaacgagAAAG AACCGCAAAACCACCAAATACGAATGCAGAATTTCAAAAGAAGGCATATAGGGGAcgccaaaaaattaagaataagaaaattgaaaataaacggGAAAG gatgcATGATACTGTTAATTTACCACCACAAATACAGCCATCTTCTCAAAGATCAGTCATAAATCTTTCATTCCAAGCTCCATACGAGCAACATACCGAATGTTCAAAGCCGAACGCCATTTTACAGCGTTTAATAAACATTCCTGGAGACggcaattgtttattttattctctCATTGAAGTTCTAAGGCTCAGAATAACACCATCGGAACTCAGAAAACAATTACTGGAATCTCGATATTTTCATATCTGCCAAAACCCAAATAATGCAAGATGTATACTTGTTAGTGAGTCCAAATATGGAGATTTAGATTGTATATCGATATTTTCAAGAGAATACAATCAGAATATTTGTGTGCATTTTCAATTCTTCGATACTAACACAAGTCAAGAAAAACTGTGGTTCTGTTATTTTATTGTGAATGATACACAAAACTTCATTCACCTCCATCTTCGCAATCAGCATTTTACTCCGTATATTGACGTACAggaaatgataataaacaacaGAATTA GTCCTTTAAACTTGGAAAATAATACAGCAGCCGAAGAAAATTCCGAAGCAAGTGGAATTGAATTTGATGACGAAAACGATATGATTGAGAtggaatttttagaaaatcatgTCACAATTCCAGTTTACACAAATTATTACCAACACAGCAGTAGTCATCTAGATTTTTTCACtagctttaaaaataatacttttgaaCATTCTTGTGCTGTCTGTGATAGGCTTTGGTGGATGGAAGATTTAAGTGAGACATCTAGTATACACaagaatattttacaaaaaatattgccg aaTTATGTGTGTGGTAGAAATGTTGACATTTGTTCAACGTGTAAAGCGGctttaaacaaagaaaaagtaCCTTCAATGGCGACATACAACGGGTTTTCATACCCAAAAATTCCATCCCATCTGCCAAAATTAAATCTAGTGGAACAACGCCTAATTTCACCGAGGATTCCCTTTATGCAAATACGAAGGCTTAGACATGTTCACGGTCAATACGGTATTTATGGTCAAATTATAAATGTTCCCATTGAAGTTAATACAATGGTAAGCCATTTGCCTAGAAATATTAACGATGACCATTGCGTTTATGTACacttaaagaagaaattaatatataaaagcaGTTATGTTCATGGCCTCATAAATCtaaatagtattaaaaaatgGTTGACTTATTTGGTAAAAACTCCGCTTTATATCTACCATAACATCACAATCGacaatacatttttaaacaataataataataacgaagCAGCTCCGGAATTAGTACTTGATGATGTCAGTGAGCATGTGCCGATTGAAGATAATCTCACAGCTCAACAACAAACTCTTATGTGGAATGAAGATTTACATTTGCATATGGCACCTGGAGAGAAGAGTATTCCTGTTAGCGTACTAATCGACGAACATGCCGAAGAGCTTTCATTTCCAACTATATACGGTGGTCAGTTTagaaactatagagaagatatACATGTAACTGAATTTATGCAAGCTACTAGTGAAATCCGGCGTACAGATCGACGTGCTACTGATCCACAGCATCTTTTATATTTAGCTGCGAAAATTATGAGACTACGAGTCAGTCAAAGCGTGAGAATTGCATTTAAACATGTTGGCTATgacaataaaataacaaaagagaATGTACAGTCTGAAGAATATATTAATAACTGTATTGAAAGTAACCTCGCTTTTCTTCGTTGTATTCCGAATTCAGCTTGGTTCTGGTCCGATCGAAAAAAAGATCTTTTCGCTATGATTCGACAATTAGGAGCACCAACTGTTTTTATGACTGTCAGTGCTAATGAAATGGGTTGGACCGATTTGCTTAAATTACTGtataaattaaagaataatGGAGCAGATATTTCCAATGAACTATTAGGGGAAATGAGTTATATTGATAAAGCAACTCTAGTTAATGAAGATGCTGTTACTTGTGCCgtatactttaacaaattaGTAGATTGCTTATTGAAGATTTTTCAATCTAAAAAAAGAAGTCCATTTGGTAAACATAGGGtaaataattactttaaaagAATCGAATTTCAACATCGCGGAAGTCCCCACGCTCACATTCTGTTATGGTTGGATAATATTCCGGGAGATTTATTAGATAACAACAAAGAATTCATTCAAATAATTGATGAATTAATTTCCGTATCAGAGCTAGAGGCGTCTGGAAATATAAAACTCCAAACCCATAAACACACTTATACgtgttataaaaaaatggacCCTAATAGAAAAGAAAACTGTCGATTTGGTGCACCTTTTATGCCATCTCGAAATACAATAACATTGTTACCTATGAAAGATACTGACCAAAatttttctgaagaaaaatttaaagaatataaaaatcacTATAAACTACTTCGTTCAAATTTAGAAAGTTTTGAATACACAGATTTTGATCATTTTTATATTGACAATCATATTGAATCCGATGAACATTATTACAACATCATTCGTGCCGGTATCAATCGACCAAGGTTATTCTATCGTCGAACACCATCAGAAAAGTGGTATAATTCTTTTAATCCATTTGTACTTCACCATTTAAAGTCTAATATGGATTTCCAAATGATACTAGATGAATATTCGTGTGCTGCTTACGTTGTTGAGTATGTTAACAAACACAACAGAGGTATCAGCGATCTACAACGACAAATACTTCAGGTTATGGACGAAAATCCAGAATTTGATCTTGTGGATATCACAAAGAAATTGAGTGTTGACGTTCTTCATGCTGTTGAAATGTCAGCACAAGAAGCTGCTTGGTATTTGCTACGACAACCTATGGCAAAATCATCGGTAGTGACTGTTTATATACCGACAATATATCCCACTGAACGTCACAGAATAAGGAAAACTATGAAAGAATTAGAGGCATTGCAGGATGATTGCACAAATATATGGAAAGAAAACTGGTTTGATAAGTATGAAAAAAGACCCGATGATTTGGACAACGTTACATTGGCACAGTTCGTAGCTAATTATTACATCAATAATAAAGGAGAATATGTAAAAAGGAAAATTCCAAAAGTGATCCGTTACCGTAATTATGATATGACTAATAACTTCAACGACTACAGAAGAGAAATGGTATTGCTGCATATTCcttttaaaagtgaaaataacgACGTTCTTgctgataataaatatatacaaatatttgaagatAACAAAGATTTAATCTTAAAACGCAGAAAAGAGTTTGAGTCCAACTTAGATATGGAAAAAACCCTTGAAATTTGTAGACAGTTGTGTAGAGAAAAAGAAGACGAAGATGCTGATGGTGAAGATGAACAAGAACATGCCAATATTGTCTTCGAAAATGATCCTTATGCATTGATAGCGCAATATCCGGATTCTACAATCAATGCTGATTTGCAAAATGCAGCACTTAGCAAACTTGGTGCTGTTGCAAAACAAAGAGAAAACTTGATGGACACTCAACACTTCTGCGAATTGATGAGATCggcaaatacaaaacaaaaagatcTATTAATGAACATTATTCATCATTTGCTAACTCCAAATCAAGTGCcgtttcaaattttcttcactGGTCCAGCTGGTAGTGGTAAGACTTTTGTCATTAAACTTATAATGGAAATTTACAACAGATTTACTGACAATGATGGTTACTGCAATGCTTACATAACTTGCGCTTCAACTGGCAAAGCTGCTGTGGCAATTAATGGTACAACAGTTCATACAGCTCTTAAAATTCCAATTTCCAAAATGTTACCTTTATCATTTGAAACATTACATTTGTACAGATCACTTTTTAGATATGTTAAAGTATTAATCATCGATGAAGTAAGCATGATTAGTGCAGAGCTATTAGGCAAAATTGACATGCGTTTAAAACAGATTACCGGAAGAGGTAAAGCTGACTTTGGTGGCATAGATGTGATTTTAATTGGAGATTTACGGCAAGCACCACCAGTAAGGGCAACAGCCATATATAAGCcagttaaaacaaatatttttggaccTTATTTGTGGAGaacattaaaatattatcaaCTGACTGAAGTAGTGAGACAGACTAATGTTCAATTTTCGAATATTCTAACTAAGATAGGCAACGGAGATCCATTGGATGAGGATGAATTTCAAATTATTGAATCCAGATTTTTTACCAAAGAAGATGCCGAAAGATTGTGTCCTCATGGAGTTCGTTTGTTTCATGAAAACGTTCGTGTTGACGCTTACAACAATtatgttttgcaaaaatttgaagaaaaagtaatTTCGACAGCTGACGATGTGATCATTGGTTCAAAAAGTCGTGAACAAGAGACAAATTGTCGTCAGAAACTGCATAAAAAGAATCTCAATGAAGTTGGTGGGTTACCGTATCAAATTACTTTTGTTAAATCTATGTATTACCTTATTACCAAGAATTTCAGAGATTGTCGCTAA